One Alligator mississippiensis isolate rAllMis1 chromosome 1, rAllMis1, whole genome shotgun sequence genomic window carries:
- the TEX26 gene encoding testis-expressed protein 26 gives MWHPYEITAKHQHTYNTPRETDAICSTSAKGHVNPYLNSKPMDYGTYREDVLWKPYSKVEPMRTGTLLGARRHNPQPSEDFLDWKLPRGEKVKPSKSLPPWAQPFSKQKIREASGPKSISSYDTNYLGLPQGSATSAHSDLKILIPKPTETEFRCHYQPPAQACELMGLSQEKGCNAKQYAPKKGLVPTVTFTHTQKHENTKQLATYQSDFGKDYFSIISILNSLDPEQVNKYVENAPEQEKMILQNFLNTVNENQNEQIRKPSPLKRPPADKVTECKLYQTMQWEKDLQC, from the exons ATGTGGCATCCTTATGAAATTACAGCAAAACACCAACATACATACAACACACCAAGAGAGACAGATGCAATATG TTCCACCTCAGCAAAAGGACATGTAAATCCATACCTAAATAGCAAACCTATGGACTATGGTACTTACAGAGAAGATGTCTTGTGGAAACCATATTCAAAAGTAGAACCTATGAGAACTGGAACTTTATTGGGAGCAAGGAGACACAACCCTCAGCCTAGTGAA GATTTCCTGGACTGGAAGCTGCCTCGAGGAGAAAAAGTAAAGCCCTCCAAAAGTCTTCCACCCTGGGCACAGCCTTTTTCTAAACAAAAGATCAGGGAAGCAAGCGGACCAAAGTCCATCTCTTCTTACGATACAAATTATTTAGGATTACCACAGG GTTCAGCTACCTCTGCTCATTCTGACTTGAAAATCTTAATCCCAAAACCTACAGAAACTGAGTTTAGGTGTCATTACCAGCCTCCGGCCCAGGCCTGTGAATTAATGGGCCTTTCCCAGGAAAAGGGATGCAATGCAAAACAGTATGCTCCAAAAAAGGGACTTG TTCCTACAGTGACATTTACTCACACCCAGAAGCATGAAAACACTAAGCAGCTGGCCACATACCAAAGTGATTTTGGGAAAGATTATTTCAGTATTATCTCAATTTTAAATTCGCTGGACCCAGAACAAGTTAATAAGTATGTTGAAAATGCTCCAGAGCAAG AGAAAATGATTCTTCAGAACTTTCTTAACACAGTGAATGAGAACCAGAATGAGCAAATCAGAAAGCCTTCACCTCTGAAGAGACCTCCAGCAGACAAAGTAACTGAATGCAAATTATACCAAACAATGCAATGGGAGAAAGACCTTCAGTGTTGA